The genomic segment CCTCGATCATGTGGGTGAGGATCCAGCGCAACGTCCGGTCCGGATGCTGGCCGTTACGTCGGGCGGAGCGCGCCGACAGATCCGGGCTGGCTGCGACGATCGCGTTCGAATGGGCGATCGCCCGCCGGTAACCGGCGGCCACCCGTTCCGGTGTGTCACCGGGTCCCAGCGCCATGCCCAGATCGGGATAGGCGATGTCCTCACCGGCATAGGACCAGGCGAACCAGCCGGTCTCGGCTCCGGCCAGGTGTCGCACCAGGCCGAGCACGCTGGTACCGGACGGCACTCCCGGCGCGGCGGCCTGCTCGGCGGTCAGCCCGTCCAGCTTCGCCAACACCGACGCCCGCACGTAGTCGAGAAACGCGACGAGCGTGTCCCGCTCGCCGGACTCGACCGACGGCGGCCACTGATCACCCTGCACTGCGGAACCGGCCATACCACGGAACCCTATCGGCCGCTCCGGCGTGCCCCACCCGCCATGTGAGCAAGCCGACGAGTGGGCACCGTGCCGTGCGGCCGCAGCGCACCGTCCGGAAGGCTCGCCTCGCGGCGCGGCGCGGGCGATCCGTCCCGGCCGGCGGGTCAGGTGACCAGGCCGTGCCGGTAGGCGTAGACGACGGCCTGGACCCGGTCGCGCAGGCCGAGCTTGGTCAGGATCCGGGAGACGAACGTCTTGACCGTCTCCTGGCTGATCCGCAGCGTCGCGGCGATCTCGGAGTTGGACAACCCGTCCGCGATCAGCCGCAGCACCTCCAGCTCGCGCGGCGTCAGCGGCCGGTCCGGTGCGGCGCCATCCACCGGGCGGATCCGCGCCGCGTACCGGCCGACGAGCTGGCGGGTCACCTCCGGATCCAGCAGCGCGGCCCCGCTCGCCACGGTACGGATGCCGTGCAGCAGCTGGGCCGGCGGCGCGTCCTTGAGCAGGAACCCGCTGGCCCCGGCCCGCAGCGCCTGGTAGACGTACTCGTCCAGGTTGAACGTGGTCACCACGAGCACC from the Actinocatenispora thailandica genome contains:
- a CDS encoding response regulator, whose amino-acid sequence is MTAPIRVLVCDDQVLIRTGLATIIDAQPDLAMVGECGDGRAAVELAGRLRPDVVVMDVRMPVLDGIAATRLLAGAGVEQPVKVLVVTTFNLDEYVYQALRAGASGFLLKDAPPAQLLHGIRTVASGAALLDPEVTRQLVGRYAARIRPVDGAAPDRPLTPRELEVLRLIADGLSNSEIAATLRISQETVKTFVSRILTKLGLRDRVQAVVYAYRHGLVT
- a CDS encoding DinB family protein; translated protein: MAGSAVQGDQWPPSVESGERDTLVAFLDYVRASVLAKLDGLTAEQAAAPGVPSGTSVLGLVRHLAGAETGWFAWSYAGEDIAYPDLGMALGPGDTPERVAAGYRRAIAHSNAIVAASPDLSARSARRNGQHPDRTLRWILTHMIEETARHAGHADILREQLDGATGR